A stretch of Saccharothrix texasensis DNA encodes these proteins:
- a CDS encoding tannase/feruloyl esterase family alpha/beta hydrolase, giving the protein MPRVNIAVPLIAALLATTAQAVPASADGCGPLRVPGAEHQELTHLADLSTAGGRTDPADWAGLTPAGLPAPTPVPGTQVDGYFPDSSTGNTNHGWAHDSQFVIRLPARWNGGLVVAGSPGVREQYANDRAISDFVLARGYAFASTDKGNTGATFYRDGSRPGDAIAEWNHRVTQLTRAAKAVVAQRYCRPPSRTLATGLSNGGYLVRWQLENRPELYDGGVDWEGTLWTARGPNLLTFLPPALKGYATGDKAAVVAAGFPAESEFLWQFHHQYYWDLTQRIYREELDPAWDGDAEAGTPFCAPGTPLCDADYDYAARPGARRAVERIALTGRIGKPLLTLHGTLDVLLPISRDSDVYADMVRREGRGALFRYYRIEGGTHVDSLFDAFPDRLRPLTPCHRSAFVALEGWLSGTRPPASATVPRPAAVSAAECALS; this is encoded by the coding sequence GTGCCTCGGGTGAACATCGCCGTTCCGCTGATCGCAGCGCTCCTCGCGACGACGGCGCAGGCCGTTCCCGCGTCCGCCGACGGATGCGGTCCCCTGCGCGTTCCCGGTGCCGAGCACCAGGAACTGACCCACCTCGCCGACCTGTCCACCGCCGGTGGCCGCACCGATCCCGCCGACTGGGCCGGACTGACCCCGGCGGGCCTGCCCGCGCCGACGCCCGTGCCCGGCACGCAGGTGGACGGCTACTTCCCCGACTCCTCCACCGGCAACACCAACCACGGCTGGGCGCACGACTCGCAGTTCGTGATCCGGCTGCCGGCGCGCTGGAACGGCGGGCTCGTCGTGGCGGGCTCGCCCGGCGTGCGCGAGCAGTACGCCAACGACCGCGCCATCAGCGACTTCGTGCTGGCCCGCGGGTACGCGTTCGCGTCGACCGACAAGGGCAACACGGGCGCGACCTTCTACCGCGACGGCTCGCGGCCGGGCGACGCGATCGCCGAGTGGAACCACCGGGTCACCCAGCTGACCCGGGCGGCGAAGGCCGTGGTGGCGCAGCGGTACTGCCGGCCGCCGTCGCGCACCCTGGCCACCGGCCTGTCCAACGGCGGCTACCTGGTGCGGTGGCAGCTGGAGAACCGCCCCGAGCTGTACGACGGCGGGGTGGACTGGGAGGGCACGCTGTGGACCGCGCGGGGGCCGAACCTGCTGACGTTCCTGCCGCCCGCGCTGAAGGGCTACGCCACCGGTGACAAGGCGGCGGTGGTCGCCGCCGGCTTCCCGGCCGAGTCGGAGTTCCTGTGGCAGTTCCACCACCAGTACTACTGGGACCTGACGCAGCGCATCTACCGCGAGGAGCTGGACCCGGCCTGGGACGGTGACGCGGAGGCCGGCACGCCGTTCTGCGCGCCCGGCACGCCGCTGTGCGACGCGGACTACGACTACGCGGCACGGCCCGGGGCGCGGCGGGCCGTCGAGCGGATCGCGCTGACGGGCCGGATCGGCAAGCCGCTGCTCACCCTGCACGGCACGTTGGACGTGCTGCTGCCCATCTCCCGCGACTCCGACGTGTACGCGGACATGGTGCGCCGGGAGGGGCGCGGGGCGCTGTTCCGCTACTACCGCATCGAGGGCGGCACCCACGTGGACTCGCTGTTCGACGCGTTCCCGGACCGGCTGCGGCCGTTGACGCCGTGCCACCGGTCGGCGTTCGTCGCGCTGGAGGGGTGGCTGTCGGGCACGCGACCGCCCGCGTCGGCGACCGTCCCCAGGCCGGCGGCGGTGAGCGCCGCGGAGTGCGCGCTGTCGTGA
- a CDS encoding helix-turn-helix domain-containing protein → MSEADAVEHLLELLGLLATDAGSEQLAAVLPAARAAGVPDHELDRIARASEWALRIRRTLTAHRRREAELEALFDTANDLAGVRDPDAVLRSIVRRARLLLGADIAYLSMNEPGRGTYMRVTDGSISALFQQVRLGMGEGLGGLVAQTARPYVTADYFADDRFNHTGPIDAAVRDEGLVAILGVPLKLDRRVIGVLYAANRSPRQFPPDEVALLSSLADHAAIALDTAHLLEETRAAGETISAHNEAMRRAEDAHDRLTDLVLRGADVPEVAAAVAKVLDGGIVVHDSDGVELARIGTTSALTPRAAVNASRASGRAIPQDGTWVCAVLAGRELLGGITLTDRPDLGDADRRLFERAGVVTALLLLLRRTVAEAENKVRGELITDLLTAAVDSVAVRARARRVGVELAADHVVLVADGPRDRLLAAAAHHASACRGLAGVHGEHVVLVLPGADPACAAQDAARVLGKAVGLPVTVGSGGPAHGPEGVAAAHAEAVRCLKALLQLGRKGTGGTLADLGFVGVLLGDRADVAGYVRSTLGPLLDYDSSRGTELVRTVTAYFACGANLSRAKEELHVHVNTVVQRLDRVASLLGDDWQSPERVLEVQLALKLMKVLGP, encoded by the coding sequence ATGAGCGAGGCGGACGCGGTGGAGCACCTGTTGGAGCTGCTCGGCCTGCTCGCGACCGACGCGGGCAGCGAGCAGCTGGCGGCGGTGCTCCCCGCGGCCCGCGCGGCGGGGGTGCCGGACCACGAGCTGGACCGCATCGCCCGCGCCTCGGAGTGGGCGTTGCGGATCCGCCGCACCCTCACCGCGCACCGCCGCCGGGAAGCCGAGCTGGAAGCGCTGTTCGACACCGCGAACGACCTGGCGGGCGTGCGCGACCCGGACGCCGTGCTGCGGTCCATCGTGCGGCGCGCCCGGCTGCTGCTCGGCGCGGACATCGCCTACCTGAGCATGAACGAGCCGGGTCGCGGCACGTACATGAGGGTCACCGACGGCTCGATCTCCGCGTTGTTCCAACAGGTCCGGCTCGGCATGGGCGAAGGGCTCGGCGGGCTGGTGGCGCAGACCGCCCGGCCCTACGTGACCGCCGACTACTTCGCCGACGACCGGTTCAACCACACCGGCCCGATCGACGCGGCCGTGCGCGACGAGGGCCTGGTCGCGATCCTGGGCGTGCCGCTCAAGCTGGACCGCCGGGTGATCGGCGTGCTCTACGCGGCCAACCGCTCGCCGCGCCAGTTCCCGCCCGACGAGGTGGCGCTGCTGTCGTCGCTGGCCGACCACGCCGCCATCGCGCTGGACACCGCGCACCTGCTGGAGGAGACCCGGGCCGCGGGCGAGACGATCAGCGCGCACAACGAGGCCATGCGCCGCGCCGAGGACGCCCACGACCGGCTCACCGACCTGGTGCTGCGCGGCGCGGACGTGCCCGAGGTGGCCGCCGCCGTGGCCAAGGTGCTCGACGGCGGGATCGTGGTGCACGACAGCGACGGCGTCGAGCTGGCCCGCATCGGCACGACCAGCGCGCTCACGCCCCGTGCGGCGGTCAACGCGTCCCGCGCCAGCGGCCGGGCCATCCCGCAGGACGGCACGTGGGTGTGCGCGGTGCTGGCGGGCCGCGAGCTGCTGGGCGGCATCACGCTCACCGACCGCCCGGACCTCGGCGACGCCGACCGCAGGCTGTTCGAACGCGCGGGCGTCGTCACCGCCCTGCTGCTCCTGCTGCGCCGCACGGTCGCGGAGGCGGAGAACAAGGTGCGCGGCGAGCTGATCACCGACCTGCTCACGGCGGCGGTGGACTCGGTCGCGGTGCGCGCCCGTGCCCGCCGGGTCGGCGTGGAACTGGCGGCCGACCACGTGGTGCTGGTCGCCGACGGCCCGCGTGACCGGCTCCTCGCCGCCGCCGCGCACCACGCGTCGGCCTGTCGCGGCTTGGCCGGCGTGCACGGCGAGCACGTGGTGCTGGTGCTGCCCGGCGCGGACCCGGCGTGCGCGGCGCAGGACGCGGCACGGGTGCTGGGCAAGGCGGTCGGCCTGCCGGTGACCGTGGGCTCCGGCGGTCCGGCGCACGGCCCGGAAGGCGTGGCCGCCGCGCACGCCGAAGCGGTGCGGTGCCTGAAGGCGTTGTTGCAGCTGGGCCGCAAGGGCACCGGCGGCACGCTCGCGGACCTCGGTTTCGTCGGCGTGCTGCTGGGCGACCGGGCGGACGTCGCCGGGTACGTCCGGTCCACCCTCGGCCCCCTGCTGGACTACGACTCCAGCCGAGGCACCGAGCTGGTCCGGACCGTCACGGCGTACTTCGCGTGCGGCGCCAACCTCAGCCGAGCCAAGGAAGAGCTGCACGTGCACGTGAACACGGTGGTGCAGCGGTTGGACCGGGTGGCGAGCCTGCTGGGCGACGACTGGCAGTCGCCGGAACGGGTGCTCGAAGTCCAGTTGGCGCTCAAGCTGATGAAGGTGCTCGGCCCCTGA
- a CDS encoding MFS transporter, producing the protein MTNAAPPQPKKSFAKVVIASLIGTTIEWYDFFLYGSAAALVFNKLFFPTADPLNGTLLAFTTYAIGFLARPLGGLVFGHFGDKIGRKKLLVLSLVLMGGATFAMGLLPTYAAIGVAAPLLLTLLRLIQGFALGGEWGGAVLIVSEHGSAERRGFWASWPQAGVPMGNLLATAVLAVLAAVQTDEAFLSWGWRVPFLLSGVLVLIGLWIRLSVSESPVFLEAQKKAEASKLKEKPPIVAVVRDHWREVLIAMGARMAENVSYYVITAFILVYITSELGMPRSAGLNAVLIASFVHLVTIPLWGALSDRIGRRTTYLIGTVGIGLWMFVFFALLDTKSFFPMTLAVTVGLFLHGAMYGPQAAFFSELFGTKVRYSGASIGYQLASIGAGAVAPLIATALLAAYDSSFPIVLYVLAMCVLTVIAVVVAKETKGSSLNRADAEIPSVRA; encoded by the coding sequence ATGACGAACGCCGCCCCTCCGCAGCCGAAGAAGTCCTTCGCCAAGGTGGTCATAGCCAGCCTCATCGGCACGACCATCGAGTGGTACGACTTCTTCCTCTACGGTTCCGCCGCCGCACTGGTGTTCAACAAGCTGTTCTTCCCCACGGCGGACCCGCTCAACGGCACCCTGCTCGCGTTCACCACCTACGCGATCGGCTTCCTGGCCCGCCCGCTGGGCGGCCTGGTGTTCGGCCACTTCGGCGACAAGATCGGCCGCAAGAAGCTGCTCGTGCTGAGCCTGGTGCTGATGGGCGGCGCGACGTTCGCCATGGGCCTGCTGCCCACCTACGCCGCGATCGGCGTGGCCGCGCCGCTGTTGCTGACGTTGCTGCGGTTGATCCAGGGCTTCGCGCTGGGCGGCGAGTGGGGCGGCGCGGTGCTCATCGTGTCCGAGCACGGCAGCGCCGAACGACGTGGTTTCTGGGCGTCCTGGCCGCAGGCGGGCGTGCCGATGGGCAACCTGCTGGCCACCGCCGTGCTCGCGGTGCTGGCCGCCGTGCAGACCGACGAGGCGTTCCTGTCGTGGGGCTGGCGGGTGCCGTTCCTGCTGTCCGGCGTGCTCGTCCTGATCGGACTGTGGATCCGGCTCAGCGTGTCCGAGTCGCCGGTGTTCCTGGAGGCCCAGAAGAAGGCCGAGGCGAGCAAGCTCAAGGAGAAGCCGCCGATCGTGGCCGTCGTGCGCGACCACTGGCGCGAGGTGCTGATCGCGATGGGCGCCCGCATGGCGGAGAACGTGTCCTACTACGTGATCACGGCGTTCATCCTGGTCTACATCACCTCGGAGCTGGGGATGCCGCGCTCGGCCGGGCTGAACGCGGTGCTGATCGCCTCGTTCGTGCACCTGGTCACCATCCCGCTGTGGGGCGCGCTGTCGGACCGGATCGGCCGCCGCACCACCTACCTGATCGGCACGGTCGGCATCGGTCTGTGGATGTTCGTGTTCTTCGCGCTGCTGGACACGAAGTCGTTCTTCCCGATGACGCTCGCGGTCACCGTCGGCCTCTTCCTGCACGGCGCGATGTACGGCCCGCAGGCCGCGTTCTTCTCCGAGCTGTTCGGCACGAAGGTGCGCTACTCGGGCGCGTCCATCGGCTACCAGCTGGCGTCGATCGGCGCGGGCGCGGTGGCGCCGCTCATCGCGACCGCGCTGCTCGCCGCCTACGACAGCTCGTTCCCGATCGTGCTGTACGTGCTCGCCATGTGCGTGCTGACGGTGATCGCCGTGGTGGTGGCGAAGGAGACGAAGGGCAGCTCCCTGAACCGGGCCGACGCCGAGATCCCCTCAGTGCGAGCATGA
- a CDS encoding 3-hydroxybutyrate dehydrogenase — protein MTSVPGHSDDLSGRTALVTGAGSGIGRACAVALARAGAKVHLVDRDGDSVVEAARETGGTEHVVDLAGDDPVRDLPAEVDILVNNAGLQHVAPVHEFPPDRFALLQRVMVTAPFLLARHVLPHMYQRGWGRVVNISSVHGTRASAFKSAYVTAKHGLEGLSKVIALEGAPHGVTSNCVSPGYVRTPLVENQVADQALAHGIEPEQVLTDVMLTRHAIKQLIEPAEVASVALWLCGAHSGHVTGSSFTIDGGWTAQ, from the coding sequence ATGACGAGTGTCCCCGGTCACAGCGACGACCTGTCCGGTCGCACCGCCCTGGTCACCGGCGCCGGCAGCGGCATCGGGCGGGCCTGCGCGGTCGCCCTCGCCCGAGCCGGGGCGAAGGTGCACCTCGTCGACCGCGACGGCGACTCGGTCGTCGAGGCCGCCCGCGAGACCGGCGGCACCGAGCACGTGGTCGACCTCGCCGGCGACGACCCCGTCCGCGACCTGCCCGCCGAGGTCGACATCCTGGTGAACAACGCGGGCCTGCAGCACGTCGCGCCGGTCCACGAGTTCCCGCCCGACCGGTTCGCGCTGCTCCAGCGGGTCATGGTCACCGCGCCGTTCCTGCTCGCCCGGCACGTCCTGCCGCACATGTACCAGCGCGGCTGGGGCCGGGTGGTGAACATCTCCAGCGTGCACGGCACCCGGGCCAGCGCCTTCAAGTCCGCCTACGTCACCGCCAAGCACGGCCTGGAAGGGCTGAGCAAGGTCATCGCGCTGGAAGGCGCGCCGCACGGCGTGACCAGCAACTGCGTCAGCCCCGGCTACGTGCGCACGCCGCTGGTGGAGAACCAGGTCGCCGACCAGGCCCTGGCGCACGGCATCGAGCCCGAGCAGGTGCTCACCGACGTGATGCTCACCCGGCACGCCATCAAGCAGCTCATCGAACCGGCCGAGGTGGCCTCCGTCGCGCTGTGGCTGTGCGGCGCGCACTCCGGTCACGTCACCGGTTCGTCGTTCACGATCGACGGCGGTTGGACCGCCCAGTAG
- a CDS encoding TetR/AcrR family transcriptional regulator, with translation MNATDDAQRRVLELLWKDARRPARGPRRGLTAEQIVAAGIRIAETEGLAALSMRRVAVELGVGTASLYTYLPGKAELEALMADSVGGDDPLPDDWPGDWRAKLEAWARNDHEGYKKHPWVLQLVATVAAPGPNLLRWMDSALRVLEGTGLTEAEKMAVVESVDAYVRGQARLGLDAHEPSADEMRERDAALRELVDFERYPALLAAVRAGVAPYAGDKFEFGLRLLLDGVEALIASKRAPTS, from the coding sequence ATGAACGCAACGGACGACGCCCAGCGGCGAGTGCTGGAACTGCTGTGGAAGGACGCCCGCCGCCCCGCCCGCGGCCCGCGGCGGGGCTTGACGGCGGAGCAGATCGTGGCCGCCGGGATCCGGATCGCCGAGACCGAGGGCCTGGCCGCGCTGTCCATGCGCCGGGTGGCCGTCGAGCTGGGCGTCGGCACGGCCTCGCTCTACACCTACCTGCCGGGCAAGGCGGAGCTGGAAGCCCTGATGGCGGACTCGGTCGGCGGCGACGACCCGCTGCCGGACGACTGGCCGGGCGACTGGCGGGCCAAGCTGGAGGCGTGGGCGCGCAACGACCACGAGGGCTACAAGAAGCACCCGTGGGTGCTGCAACTGGTCGCGACGGTGGCCGCGCCCGGGCCGAACCTGCTGCGGTGGATGGACTCGGCGCTGCGCGTGCTGGAGGGCACCGGCCTGACCGAGGCGGAGAAGATGGCGGTGGTCGAGTCGGTGGACGCCTACGTGCGCGGCCAGGCCAGGCTGGGCCTCGACGCGCACGAGCCGAGCGCCGACGAGATGCGCGAACGCGACGCCGCGCTCCGCGAGCTGGTCGACTTCGAGCGGTACCCGGCGCTGCTCGCGGCCGTGCGGGCGGGTGTCGCGCCCTACGCGGGGGACAAGTTCGAGTTCGGGCTGCGACTGCTGCTGGACGGGGTCGAAGCCCTCATCGCCTCGAAGAGGGCTCCGACGTCCTGA
- a CDS encoding MFS transporter has translation MEDDAADRGTARERRTLTAATLANGPTELIDFVLPLWAGATIGLSATEVGVLMAVEMALSVLVRPLAGVLADRRDRRRTAAIGALLYALSCAGYATAQSAPLAYGAAAVGGAGGALLWVAVRAIVSERLAEDTAVFPRLLAAQETGSWVAFVAGMAFVGTVGYAGLFWACGAACVAAAVFLLAAPGRRARGDQGVAAAGLGAVGKRLRPMLFAVVMTTAAEAAVGLLLLLHLQRGFDLELREVAFVFLPGAIAMSAAAEPLHRYVLRFGRRSVLVGASLASCAFAVGLAWAPNPYVIAGLWVLSGLAWAAVMPVQQAVIAEAADGQVGRAMGVYEAACLVGALIGSLAAGALYDGAHWWVACVVAAGMILAGAVVVPRAVRLLGVPDVPVAEPR, from the coding sequence GTGGAAGACGATGCCGCGGACCGGGGGACGGCACGGGAACGGCGCACGTTGACGGCGGCGACGCTGGCCAACGGGCCGACCGAGCTGATCGACTTCGTGCTGCCGCTGTGGGCGGGCGCGACCATCGGGCTGAGCGCCACCGAGGTCGGCGTGCTGATGGCGGTCGAGATGGCGTTGTCGGTGCTCGTGCGGCCACTGGCGGGCGTGCTGGCCGACCGCCGGGACCGGCGGCGCACCGCCGCGATCGGCGCGCTGCTCTACGCGCTGTCGTGCGCCGGGTACGCCACGGCCCAGAGCGCGCCGCTCGCGTACGGCGCGGCGGCGGTCGGTGGCGCGGGTGGCGCGCTGCTGTGGGTCGCCGTCCGCGCGATCGTCAGCGAGCGGCTGGCCGAGGACACCGCGGTGTTCCCCCGCCTGCTCGCCGCGCAGGAGACCGGCTCGTGGGTGGCGTTCGTGGCCGGCATGGCGTTCGTCGGCACGGTCGGCTACGCGGGGCTGTTCTGGGCGTGCGGCGCGGCGTGCGTGGCGGCGGCGGTGTTCCTGCTCGCCGCGCCGGGGCGGCGGGCACGCGGCGACCAGGGCGTGGCGGCGGCCGGGTTGGGCGCGGTGGGCAAGCGGTTGCGGCCGATGCTGTTCGCCGTGGTGATGACCACGGCGGCGGAGGCGGCCGTCGGGTTGTTGCTGCTCCTGCACCTGCAACGCGGGTTCGACCTGGAGTTGCGGGAGGTGGCGTTCGTGTTCCTGCCGGGCGCGATCGCGATGAGCGCCGCCGCCGAGCCCCTGCACCGGTACGTGCTGCGGTTCGGCCGGCGGTCGGTGCTGGTGGGCGCTTCGCTGGCCAGTTGCGCGTTCGCGGTCGGCCTGGCGTGGGCGCCGAACCCGTACGTGATCGCGGGGCTGTGGGTGCTCAGCGGGCTGGCGTGGGCGGCGGTGATGCCGGTGCAGCAGGCCGTGATCGCCGAGGCGGCCGACGGCCAGGTGGGTCGCGCCATGGGCGTGTACGAGGCGGCGTGCCTGGTCGGTGCGCTGATCGGCAGCCTGGCGGCGGGCGCGCTGTACGACGGGGCGCACTGGTGGGTGGCGTGCGTGGTCGCCGCCGGGATGATCCTGGCGGGCGCGGTCGTGGTGCCGAGGGCCGTGCGCCTGCTCGGTGTGCCGGACGTCCCGGTCGCCGAGCCCCGCTGA
- a CDS encoding LCP family protein, translating into MNAGYQQGGYQQGGYRQGGQPRQRGPQGGPPQGGYGQRAAYQPAGRPAPRRRKPRIGRIIGVVLVLLLAFGIGMWFYVDGSLRRIDALTDYADRPADTPGTNWLLVGSDARDDLTEEQKAELSTGDAGGRRTDTIMLLHIPEGSGKSTLVSVPRDSYVDIPGNGKNKINAAFAFGGPSLLVQTVEGATGIHVDHYMEIGFGGFAGIVDAVGGVDMCIEEPMQDPLAGLDLQPGCQELDGAQALGFVRSRAFATADLQRVENQRKFLAALTDKATSFGTLANPFRAFPLLFAGTDSISVNADDHLHHLAGMAFAMGGGVDTVTVPVGGTPTVPGAGSVVQWDRENALRLFGALEKDEPVPADLLPQPK; encoded by the coding sequence ATGAACGCCGGATACCAGCAGGGCGGGTATCAGCAGGGCGGATACCGACAGGGCGGGCAGCCGCGGCAGCGCGGGCCCCAGGGCGGGCCGCCGCAGGGCGGGTACGGGCAGCGGGCCGCGTACCAGCCGGCGGGACGCCCGGCGCCGCGCCGCCGCAAGCCGAGGATCGGGCGGATCATCGGCGTGGTCCTGGTGTTGTTGCTGGCCTTCGGCATCGGCATGTGGTTCTACGTCGACGGGTCGTTGCGGCGGATCGACGCGCTGACCGACTACGCGGACCGGCCGGCGGACACACCGGGCACGAACTGGCTGCTCGTCGGGTCGGACGCGCGCGACGACCTGACCGAGGAGCAGAAGGCCGAGCTGTCCACCGGTGACGCGGGCGGCCGGCGCACGGACACCATCATGTTGCTGCACATCCCGGAGGGCTCCGGGAAGTCCACTTTGGTGAGCGTCCCTCGCGACTCCTATGTGGACATCCCCGGCAACGGCAAGAACAAGATCAACGCGGCGTTCGCGTTCGGCGGTCCGTCGTTGCTGGTGCAGACCGTGGAGGGCGCCACGGGCATCCACGTCGACCACTACATGGAGATCGGCTTCGGCGGCTTCGCCGGGATCGTGGACGCGGTCGGCGGCGTGGACATGTGCATCGAGGAGCCGATGCAGGACCCGTTGGCGGGCTTGGACCTCCAGCCGGGCTGCCAGGAGCTCGACGGCGCGCAGGCGCTGGGCTTCGTCCGCTCGCGGGCGTTCGCCACGGCCGACCTGCAACGGGTGGAGAACCAGCGCAAGTTCCTCGCCGCGCTGACCGACAAGGCGACGAGCTTCGGCACGCTGGCCAACCCGTTCCGGGCGTTCCCGCTGCTGTTCGCGGGCACGGACTCGATCTCGGTGAACGCCGACGACCACCTGCACCACCTCGCGGGCATGGCGTTCGCCATGGGCGGGGGAGTGGACACGGTGACCGTGCCGGTGGGCGGCACGCCGACCGTGCCGGGCGCGGGCTCGGTCGTGCAGTGGGACCGGGAGAACGCGCTGCGGCTGTTCGGCGCGCTGGAGAAGGACGAGCCGGTCCCCGCCGACCTGCTGCCGCAACCGAAGTAG
- a CDS encoding DUF3037 domain-containing protein, whose translation MPHVFEYALLRAVPRQERGEFVNVGVLVYCKDLEFLGARVHVDERRVLALDPFLDVEVLRATLEHWGLSCDGVPTAGPVSRTSAGQRFRWLTAPRSTIVQTSPAHTGLTDDPEAELDRLLAALVLPPDH comes from the coding sequence GTGCCGCACGTGTTTGAGTACGCGCTGCTGCGCGCGGTGCCCAGGCAGGAGCGAGGCGAGTTCGTCAACGTCGGCGTGCTCGTCTACTGCAAGGACCTGGAGTTCCTCGGCGCGCGCGTGCACGTCGACGAGCGTCGGGTGCTGGCGTTGGACCCGTTCCTGGACGTGGAGGTGTTGCGGGCCACGCTGGAGCACTGGGGCCTGTCGTGCGACGGCGTGCCGACGGCGGGTCCTGTGTCGCGCACCTCCGCAGGTCAGCGGTTCCGCTGGCTGACCGCGCCACGCAGCACGATCGTCCAGACCTCGCCCGCGCACACCGGTCTGACGGACGACCCGGAGGCGGAGCTGGACCGCCTGCTGGCCGCGCTGGTGCTGCCGCCCGACCACTAG
- a CDS encoding HipA family kinase: MNHSNGLRQVAATRYVTPFREGGSLPGLVEADDLGMYVLKFRGAGQGVKALIAEIVVGELARRLGFRVPEIVLVELDPELGRAEPDQEVQELLKASGGLNLGLDYLPGSFDYNPVVREPSAEAAARLLWLDALTLNVDRSWRNPNTLLWHRELWLIDHGASLYFHHSWRPERFPAATYRFDAADHLMLPFAGDLAGVDAELTARVTPDLVREVLALVPDAWLAQDEAFGAPAAVREAYESFFTARLAAPRAWVDALEAARAARV, from the coding sequence GTGAACCACTCGAACGGGCTGCGCCAGGTCGCGGCCACCCGCTACGTCACGCCCTTCCGGGAGGGCGGCTCTTTGCCGGGGCTCGTCGAAGCCGACGACCTGGGCATGTACGTGCTCAAGTTCCGGGGCGCGGGTCAGGGCGTGAAGGCGCTCATCGCCGAGATCGTGGTCGGTGAGCTGGCCCGCCGCCTCGGTTTCCGGGTGCCGGAGATCGTCTTGGTGGAGCTGGACCCGGAGTTGGGTCGGGCCGAGCCGGATCAGGAGGTGCAGGAGCTGTTGAAGGCCAGCGGCGGGCTCAACCTGGGGTTGGACTACCTGCCGGGGTCGTTCGACTACAACCCGGTGGTGCGGGAGCCGTCCGCGGAGGCCGCCGCCCGCTTGTTGTGGCTGGACGCGCTCACCCTGAACGTCGACCGCAGCTGGCGCAACCCGAACACCTTGCTCTGGCACCGCGAGCTGTGGCTCATCGACCACGGCGCGTCCTTGTACTTCCACCACTCGTGGCGGCCGGAGAGGTTCCCGGCGGCGACCTACCGGTTCGACGCGGCGGACCACCTGATGCTGCCGTTCGCGGGGGACCTCGCGGGGGTGGACGCCGAGCTCACTGCCCGCGTCACGCCCGACCTGGTGCGGGAGGTGTTGGCGCTCGTGCCTGACGCGTGGCTCGCGCAGGACGAGGCGTTCGGCGCACCGGCCGCGGTGCGCGAGGCGTACGAGTCGTTCTTCACCGCCCGACTGGCCGCGCCGCGGGCGTGGGTCGACGCACTGGAGGCCGCTCGTGCCGCACGTGTTTGA
- a CDS encoding SGNH/GDSL hydrolase family protein: protein MNMLAFALLMALTPAPAAPELVALGDSYAAGLGAGAESSDDCRRSPNAYPALWAQRHHASLVHAACAGATTAEVSGQVERITPGATLVTITVGGNDAGFTDVMTTCTLGDDDECVSRVDEAERFVRDELPGRLDALYGLVAARRAASAEVVVLGYPRLFSHETWCLMSGVKREAVNRAADAVAEVTGDRAEAAGFEYADVRAAFDGHGVCADEPWLNGLVLVPVDRSYHPNRAGQESGYLPALTEAATRASTT, encoded by the coding sequence ATGAACATGCTCGCGTTCGCGCTGCTGATGGCCCTCACACCCGCGCCGGCCGCGCCGGAGCTCGTCGCGTTGGGTGATTCCTACGCGGCGGGCCTCGGCGCGGGCGCCGAGTCGTCCGACGACTGCCGGCGGAGCCCGAACGCGTACCCGGCGCTGTGGGCGCAGCGCCACCACGCGTCCCTGGTGCACGCCGCGTGCGCCGGCGCCACCACGGCGGAGGTGTCCGGGCAGGTGGAGCGGATCACGCCGGGCGCCACGCTCGTCACGATCACGGTGGGCGGCAACGACGCCGGGTTCACCGACGTGATGACCACGTGCACGTTGGGCGACGACGACGAGTGCGTGTCGCGGGTCGACGAGGCCGAGCGGTTCGTCCGCGACGAGCTGCCCGGCCGGTTGGACGCCCTGTACGGCCTGGTGGCCGCCCGGCGGGCCGCGTCGGCCGAGGTGGTGGTGCTGGGCTACCCCCGGTTGTTCTCGCACGAGACGTGGTGCTTGATGAGCGGGGTGAAGCGGGAGGCGGTGAACCGGGCGGCGGACGCGGTGGCCGAGGTGACCGGTGACCGGGCGGAGGCGGCCGGGTTCGAGTACGCGGACGTGCGGGCCGCTTTCGACGGCCACGGCGTGTGCGCCGATGAGCCGTGGCTGAACGGCCTGGTCCTGGTGCCGGTCGACCGCTCCTACCACCCGAACCGGGCGGGCCAGGAGTCCGGCTACCTGCCCGCCCTGACCGAAGCCGCCACCCGCGCCTCCACCACCTGA